From a single Maylandia zebra isolate NMK-2024a linkage group LG3, Mzebra_GT3a, whole genome shotgun sequence genomic region:
- the LOC143412340 gene encoding uncharacterized protein LOC143412340 isoform X1: protein MSLSAVLLLLLHLTVCNSQNIDFFISNLNGFVGAINFYTNEKFVVNNSSSLTIRLMGNNLNCTPEFSFDCQNSNCGYVSTLVRTVDQEGSGEWCQTELRSVQPSPINVVGSFGVPGVNWVSGIKNTIGSWTTAVTYDLRNRSDINKENSSPQSTMIPFVRVPSNCRRDFSLLMFDPDGDQVKCRYGNSSLLECNGCEPPSVLSLSSSTCTLSFGPTADSNVGNYGVQLLMEDFPRKNITMTGVNGTKTTQTPNDALSKIPIQFVLIVDPQVSSCTEGDFLPKFLPPTPNNRARLYTPVDKTLEISISAEAQNSTISELLFSGPYDAIQNKIGPGKFTLRWTPSKSQDNDTLPFCFVVQALSKETKYHSDLRCVSVTVGKSPVSSAPASASAFVLVMGSFLSTLILAFPSI, encoded by the exons ATGTCGCTCTCTGcagtgctgttgctgctgctgcatctgacGGTCTGCAACTCGCAGAATATTGATTTCttcattagcaatttaaatGGCTTTGTTGGTGCAATCAACTTCTATACAAATGAGAAGTTTGTAGTAAATAATTCTTCTTCG CTGACCATTCGCCTAATGGGGAACAATCTCAACTGCACTCCCGAGTTCTCATTTGATTGCCAAAATAGCAACTGTGGGTATGTGAGCACTTTGGTACGGACGGTCGACCAAGAAGGCAGCGGAGAGTGGTGTCAGACTGAACTTAGGTCTGTTCAGCCATCTCCCATTAATGTGGTTGGTTCATTTGG GGTCCCTGGTGTTAATTGGGTGAGTGGCATCAAAAATACCATTGGATCATGGACAACTGCAGTAACATACGACCTGAGGAACCgctctgacatcaacaaagaAAACTCCTCACCCCAGTCTACCATGATCCCATTTGTGAG AGTTCCTTCAAACTGTCGGAGAGATTTCAGCCTGTTGATGTTTGACCCTGATGGGGATCAGGTTAAATGCAGATATGGAAACTCCTCACTCTTGGAGTGTAACGGCTGTGAGCCACCATCTGTCCTCAGCCTCTCATCA TCCACTTGTACTCTGTCGTTCGGCCCCACTGCCGACAGTAATGTGGGCAACTATGGAGTACAGCTGCTGATGGAGGACTTTCCCAGGAAGAACATCACCATGACTGGAGTCAAtggcacaaaaacaacacaaacacctaACGATGCTCTCAGCAAAATACCGATCCAGTTTGTTCTGATAG TGGATCCCCAGGTCTCATCCTGCACAGAGGGAGACTTTTTGCCCAAATTCTTGCCTCCAACCCCAAACAACAGAGCTCGGCTCTACACGCCTGTTGATAAGACTCTGGAAATCAGCATCAGTGCAGAGGCACAAAACTCCAC GATCTCTGAGCTGCTGTTCAGCGGACCATATGATGCAATTCAGAATAAAATTGGACCAGGAAAGTTCACCCTGAGATGGACGCCGTCTAAATCACAAGACAATGACACCCTCCCCTTCTGCTTTGTTGTCCAGGCACTTTCCAA GGAAACCAAGTATCACTCAGACCTTCGATGTGTCAGCGTGACTGTTGGAAAGAGTCCTGTTAGTAGTGCCCCAGCCAGTGCTTCAGCTT
- the LOC143412340 gene encoding uncharacterized protein LOC143412340 isoform X2 yields the protein MGNNLNCTPEFSFDCQNSNCGYVSTLVRTVDQEGSGEWCQTELRSVQPSPINVVGSFGVPGVNWVSGIKNTIGSWTTAVTYDLRNRSDINKENSSPQSTMIPFVRVPSNCRRDFSLLMFDPDGDQVKCRYGNSSLLECNGCEPPSVLSLSSSTCTLSFGPTADSNVGNYGVQLLMEDFPRKNITMTGVNGTKTTQTPNDALSKIPIQFVLIVDPQVSSCTEGDFLPKFLPPTPNNRARLYTPVDKTLEISISAEAQNSTISELLFSGPYDAIQNKIGPGKFTLRWTPSKSQDNDTLPFCFVVQALSKETKYHSDLRCVSVTVGKSPVSSAPASASAFVLVMGSFLSTLILAFPSI from the exons ATGGGGAACAATCTCAACTGCACTCCCGAGTTCTCATTTGATTGCCAAAATAGCAACTGTGGGTATGTGAGCACTTTGGTACGGACGGTCGACCAAGAAGGCAGCGGAGAGTGGTGTCAGACTGAACTTAGGTCTGTTCAGCCATCTCCCATTAATGTGGTTGGTTCATTTGG GGTCCCTGGTGTTAATTGGGTGAGTGGCATCAAAAATACCATTGGATCATGGACAACTGCAGTAACATACGACCTGAGGAACCgctctgacatcaacaaagaAAACTCCTCACCCCAGTCTACCATGATCCCATTTGTGAG AGTTCCTTCAAACTGTCGGAGAGATTTCAGCCTGTTGATGTTTGACCCTGATGGGGATCAGGTTAAATGCAGATATGGAAACTCCTCACTCTTGGAGTGTAACGGCTGTGAGCCACCATCTGTCCTCAGCCTCTCATCA TCCACTTGTACTCTGTCGTTCGGCCCCACTGCCGACAGTAATGTGGGCAACTATGGAGTACAGCTGCTGATGGAGGACTTTCCCAGGAAGAACATCACCATGACTGGAGTCAAtggcacaaaaacaacacaaacacctaACGATGCTCTCAGCAAAATACCGATCCAGTTTGTTCTGATAG TGGATCCCCAGGTCTCATCCTGCACAGAGGGAGACTTTTTGCCCAAATTCTTGCCTCCAACCCCAAACAACAGAGCTCGGCTCTACACGCCTGTTGATAAGACTCTGGAAATCAGCATCAGTGCAGAGGCACAAAACTCCAC GATCTCTGAGCTGCTGTTCAGCGGACCATATGATGCAATTCAGAATAAAATTGGACCAGGAAAGTTCACCCTGAGATGGACGCCGTCTAAATCACAAGACAATGACACCCTCCCCTTCTGCTTTGTTGTCCAGGCACTTTCCAA GGAAACCAAGTATCACTCAGACCTTCGATGTGTCAGCGTGACTGTTGGAAAGAGTCCTGTTAGTAGTGCCCCAGCCAGTGCTTCAGCTT